Proteins encoded together in one Camelina sativa cultivar DH55 chromosome 9, Cs, whole genome shotgun sequence window:
- the LOC104710818 gene encoding sodium-coupled neutral amino acid transporter 3 has protein sequence MTIEDVTPVPKRNGSSSDEIVAPLLPKSQGDEVAYDEFNGASFSGAVFNLATTVIGAGIMALPATMKILGLVLGIIMIVVMAFLTDASIEFLLRFSKAGKNRSYGGLMGGSFGNPGRILLQVAVLVNNIGVLIVYMIIIGDVLAGKTEDGTHHFGVLEGWFGHHWWNGRAAVLLITTLGVFAPLACFKRIDSLKFTSALSVALAVVFLIITAGISIMKLISGGVAMPRLLPDVTDLTSFWNLFTVVPVLVTAFICHYNIHSIQNELEDPTQIRPVVRSALMLCSSVYIMTSIFGFLLFGDDTLDDVLANFDTDLGIPFGSVLNDAVRVSYALHLMLVFPIVFYPLRINIDGLLFPSARSLTSSNVRFGCLTAGLISVIFLGANFIPSIWDAFQFTGATAAVCLGFIFPASIILKDRHSKATNRDTTLAIFMIVLAVLSNAIAIYSDAYALFKKNAPRE, from the exons atgacgatTGAAGATGTAACTCCGGTTCCAAAGAGGAACGGTTCTTCATCTGATGAAATCGTTGCTCCGTTATTACCAAAGTCTCAAGGAGACGAAGTTGCTTATGATGAATTCAATGGAGCTTCGTTTAGTGGAGCGGTTTTTAATCTCGCTACGACTGTAATAGGTGCTGGTATCATGGCTTTGCCTGCTACGATGAAGATACTTGGGCTTGTACTTGGAATCATTATGATTGTTGTTATGGCTTTCTTGACTGATGCCTCCATTGAGTTCTTGCTTAGGTTTAGTAAAGCTGGCAAGAATCGATCTTATGGTGGTTTGATGGGTGGTTCTTTTGGTAATCCTGGAAGGATTTTGCTTCAAGTCGCTGTTTTAGTTAACAACATCGGTGTTTTGATCGTCTACATGATCATCATTG gTGATGTGTTGGCTGGAAAGACAGAAGATGGAACCCACCATTTCGGTGTTCTTGAAGGATGGTTCGGTCACCATTGGTGGAACGGAAGAGCTGCTGTTCTTCTTATTACAACTCTTGGTGTGTTTGCTCCTTTGGCTTGCTTCAAGCGAATTG ATTCTTTGAAATTTACATCTGCCTTATCGGTAGCTCTGGCGGTTGTGTTTCTCATCATCACAGCGGGAATTTCGATTATGAAGTTGATCAGTGGTGGCGTGGCAATGCCAAGATTGCTACCAGATGTTACTGACTTAACATCCTTTTGGAATCTTTTCACAGTTGTGCCCGTTCTTGTCACAGCATTTATTTGCCATTACAATA TTCACAGCATACAGAACGAGCTCGAAGACCCTACTCAGATAAGACCTGTTGTCAGATCAGCACTTATGCTCTGCTCATCTGTTTACATAATGACAAGTATTTTTGGGTTCCTCTTGTTTGGCGATGATACTCTTGATGACGTCCTTGCAAACTTTGACACCGATCTTGGAATCCCTTTTGGCTCGGTCCTTAATGATGCGGTTCGAGTTAGCTATGCGCTTCATCTGATGCTTGTATTCCCAATTGTTTTCTACCCTCTACGGATTAACATTGACGGGCTCTTGTTCCCTTCTGCTCGATCATTAACTTCCTCAAATGTGAGGTTCGGTTGCCTCACTGCCGGTCTCATTTCTGTAATCTTCTTGGGTGCAAACTTCATCCCAAGCATTTGGGATGCTTTCCAATTCACTGGAGCAACTGCAGCCGTTTGTCTCGGCTTCATCTTCCCAGCTTCTATTATTCTAAA GGATCGTCATAGCAAAGCAACAAACAGGGACACGACCTTAGCCATTTTCATGATCGTTCTTGCGGTATTGTCCAATGCAATCGCCATTTACAGTGATGCTTATGCGTTATTCAAGAAGAACGCACCTCGTGAGTAA
- the LOC104710819 gene encoding protein ABHD17B-like: MGAVTSSMAAKFAFFPPNPPSYGVEVVGGKLKLVGVENVKENVEVLKLKTKRGNQVVAAYIKNPTASLTLLYSHGNAADLGQMFELFSELSLHLRVNLIGYDYSGYGRSSGKPSEQNTYCDIEAVYRCLEEKYGVKEQDVILYGQSVGSGPTLEFASRLPNLRAVVLHSAIASGLRVMYPVKRTYWFDIYKNIEKISFVKCPVLVIHGTSDDVVNWSHGKQLFDLCKEKYEPLWIKGGNHCDLELYPQYIKHLRKFVSAIEKSPHLRNGPVPQTEKARSSTDIREPARPSTDQREKSRTSMDQREMPKLSTDKARASIDKRERRRKSVDGSQKPSNSTELQLQPEKGRNSIDRFGEMIRSVGFCNIDCFKPTTTAM; the protein is encoded by the exons ATGGGGGCGGTGACGTCATCAATGGCGGCGAAGTTTGCGTTCTTCCCGCCAAATCCGCCGTCGTACGGCGTAGAGGTGGTGGGAGGAAAGCTGAAGCTGGTTGGTGTGGAGAACGTGAAAGAGAACGTTGAAGTATTGAAGCTGAAGACGAAGAGAGGGAATCAGGTGGTTGCGGCCTATATTAAGAACCCTACAGCTTCACTTACGCTTCTGTATTCTCATGGTAACGCAGCCGATCTTGGTCAGATGTTTGAGCTTTTCTCTGAGCTCAGCCTTCATCTTCGTGTCAACTTAATTGg GTATGATTATTCGGGTTATGGGAGGTCTTCAGGAAAG CCTAGTGAACAGAACACGTATTGCGATATAGAAGCAGTATATAGATGTTTGGAAGAGAAATATGGTGTGAAGGAACAAGATGTTATCTTATATGGACAATCTGTAGGAAGCGGTCCGACATTAGAATTTGCTTCTCGTTTGCCAAACCTACGAGCTGTTGTTCTTCATAGTGCTATTGCATCTGGTCTTAGAGTCATGTACCCTGTCAAACGAACTTACTGGTTTGACATTTACAAG AATATTGAGAAGATATCTTTTGTCAAATGTCCGGTTTTGGTAATTCAC GGAACATCAGATGATGTTGTTAATTGGTCTCATGGGAAGCAATTGTTTGATCTGtgtaaagaaaaatatgaaccGCTTTGGATCAAAGGAGGAAACCACTGTGACTTAGAGCTATACCCGCAATACATAAAACATTTAAGGAAATTTGTGTCGGCAATTGAGAAATCACCTCATCTTAGAAACGGACCTGTGCCACAAACAGAGAAGGCGAGGAGCAGTACGGATATTAGAGAACCTGCAAGACCAAGCACAGATCAAAGagagaaatcaagaacaagCATGGACCAAAGAGAG ATGCCGAAGTTGAGTACAGATAAAGCGAGGGCTAGTattgataagagagagagaaggagaaaaagcGTTGATGGGTCTCAGAAACCGAGTAATTCCACGGAACTGCAGCTACAACCAGAGAAAGGGAGGAATAGCATTGACAG GTTTGGGGAGATGATAAGATCAGTAGGATTTTGCAACATAGACTGTTTCAAGCCTACAACAACAGCCATGTAA